One segment of Gasterosteus aculeatus chromosome 3, fGasAcu3.hap1.1, whole genome shotgun sequence DNA contains the following:
- the LOC120814249 gene encoding MICOS complex subunit MIC26: MPAPVLAASPFGDEETKTTPPLLLDELSPYGAPQRAAPRPEPEAGDLEQRVASLRQLAGPYTGWCRGVYDRIKPKVQGAVTAGSDTYAYLKNPPKDFYARAGVIGFTGVLGVFLARRSRVKKLVYPVGLMTVSASLYYPERAAAVAKSTGDSVYDRAVQSYAALERMVNPPGEDGKVPASDDKP, translated from the coding sequence ATGCCGGCACCCGTGTTGGCCGCCTCTCCTTTCGGCGACGAGGAGACAAAGAcgacccctcccctcctcctggaCGAGCTGAGCCCGTACGGCGCTCCGCAGCGGGCGGCCCCGCGCCCGGAGCCCGAGGCGGGCGACCTGGAGCAGAGAGTCGCCTCCCTGCGGCAGCTCGCGGGGCCGTACACGGGCTGGTGCCGGGGCGTCTACGACCGGATTAAACCCAAAGTTCAAGGCGCCGTCACGGCCGGGAGCGACACGTACGCCTACTTGAAGAACCCGCCGAAGGACTTCTATGCCCGGGCGGGAGTCATCGGCTTCACCGGCGTACTGGGAGTGTTTCTCGCCCGGCGCTCCCGGGTGAAGAAGCTCGTCTACCCGGTGGGCCTGATGACCGTGAGCGCCTCCCTCTACTACCCGGAGCGCGCCGCGGCCGTCGCGAAGTCAACCGGGGACTCCGTGTACGACCGGGCGGTGCAGAGCTACGCCGCCCTGGAGAGGATGGTGAATCCTCCGGGCGAAGACGGAAAGGTCCCCGCCTCTGATGACAAACCCTGA
- the dnaaf6 gene encoding dynein axonemal assembly factor 6: MEALGVSSVEYLKALSTLLSTQQDDDGDDEDCKNVAACAGLGPGHIGPPPKRDKEVSTVCGKEDSKDIWSEEEVGEGSQYDDPADPRPPPEYEVILKQSVGTEDLFLGLNRKDPSSMCCEAMLVKIKLPETEATDVVLDVKEKFLDLRTPKYKLGLHLPHPIHSQGGKAQFFSERGELEVTLPMKRPMDLINMP; the protein is encoded by the exons ATGGAGGCTCTCGGCGTATCATCCGTTGAGTACCTGAAGGCTCTCTCCACCTTGTTATCAACTCAGCAGGAtgatgacggtgatgatgaAGACTGTAAA AACGTGGCTGCTTGTGCAGGTCTGGGTCCCGGACACATCGGCCCCCCACccaaaagagacaaagaag TGTCAACTGTGTGCGGGAAGGAGGACAGCAAAGACATatggagcgaggaggaggtgggtgaAGGCTCCCAGTATGATGATCCCGCTGACCCGCGGCCCCCACCTGA GTATGAAGTAATCCTGAAGCAGAGTGTGGGGACAGAGGACTTGTTCTTGGGCCTGAACAGAAAGGACCCGTCCTCCATGTGTTGTGAAGCCATGCTG GTGAAgatcaaactaccagagacagAAGCAACCGATGTGGTCCTGGATGTCAAAGAAAAGTTCCTTGATCTGCGGACGCCAAAATA TAAACTGGGTCTCCATCTCCCACATCCGATCCACAGCCAGGGGGGAAAGGCTCAGTTCTTCAGTGAGAGGGGGGAGCTGGAGGTGACGCTGCCGATGAAGCGTCCCATGGACTTAATCAACATGCCATGA